In the Molothrus aeneus isolate 106 chromosome 28, BPBGC_Maene_1.0, whole genome shotgun sequence genome, one interval contains:
- the LOC136567193 gene encoding Ig heavy chain Mem5-like, with protein sequence MLAGPGPGLLALALALGPAGLCAQPRLQEAGGGQRAPGDSVSLSCHGSGFTFENHYVRWYRQAPRGRFEWVSWISHYSSQTQFGSAVEGRATASRDNSQSVASLSLHLLRAGDTACYFCAVRKTDKLIFGPGTTLTVEPSISKTSDPQVIVMKSKKLEGGGSSGKAACLARNSPTKNISLEMPSQEVVYEQSPSILTSQGLYNAIKVVRVTKDTEVTCTAKFGNRTITAKPEEEAEEPGIEATDRVCNRTNASAQDAGGQRGNMLSMAVLGLRVLLAKSIAFNALMSIKLFIF encoded by the exons ATGttggccgggccggggccggggctgctggCCTTGGCCTTGGCCTTGGGGCCGGCAG GGCTCTGCGCACAGCCGAGGCTGCAGGAGGCCGGCGGAGGGCAGCGAGCGCCCGGCGACTCCGTGAGCCTTTCCTGCCACGGCTCCGGATTCACCTTCGAGAATCATTATGTTCGTTGGTATCGTCAGGCACCCAGAGGCAGATTCGAATGGGTGTCCTGGATAAGCCATTACTCATCACAGACGCAGTTTGGGTCAGCAGTGGAAGGTCGAGCCACAGCCTCCAGGGACAATTCCCAGTCTGTGGCATCTCTCAGCCTGCATCTCCTCCGTGCTGGGGACACCGCCTGCTACTTCTGTGCTGTTCG GAAGACAGATAAGCTTATATTTGGACCAGGGACAACTCTCACAGTTGAACCAA gcATTTCAAAAACTTCTGATCCTCAAGTCATTGTGATGAAATCAAAGAAACTGGAAggagggggcagctctgggaaagCAGCTTGTTTGGCAAGGAACTCCCCTACAAAGAACATCAGCTTGGAGATGCCCTCTCAGGAGGTGGTCTATGAACAGAGCCCATCCATTCTGACGTCACAGGGGTTGTACAATGCAATTAAAGTGGTCAGGGTGACAAAAGACACAGAGGTGACCTGCACGGCCAAATTCGGCAACCGCACGATAACAGCAAAGCCAG AAGAGGAGGCTGAAGAACCAGGAATAGAAGCCACTGACAGGGTTTGCAACCGCACAAATGCCTCAGCACAAG ATGCTGGAGGGCAGAGAGGGAACATGCTGTCCATGGCTGTGTTGGGGTTGAGAGTCCTGCTGGCAAAGAGCATCGCCTTCAATGCCCTCATGAGTATcaaactgtttattttctga